From Candidatus Zixiibacteriota bacterium, a single genomic window includes:
- a CDS encoding M23 family metallopeptidase — translation MQQFASHPQRAVIVALIVFAITIPCIANGDNYLWPLPASRELTSGFCQWRSGHWHSGIDIRTFGKTGYKVSAIAGGHVWRVRTGWRGYGKSLYLKLDDGRIAVYAHLEKFTPEIDRYVQEQQLAQRRYQVDLYPLEGRFRFKAGETVAVSGKSGGAAPHLHFEIRARDENPLSPLTFYPDLVDDLSPVIRKISFRSLSPTQSRVDGHTGVTEVPLLRGKGNLTSSDTCTVYGPVGVEIDCVDKRSNTSRSYAVSRIEMFVDSYETALFVTNYDTLSFDRWGEVNLELNYTRSLKGDNFVHNLYQFSGTNPPLVNDHTWNKGWIEAGASENGIGIGPGVHTLLFRVYDQSGNVSRASVIIDLRCPPAFDGHSEVAGSLCSDHSNVVRHEVALLDQATGTFAPYLPGENASAFGDYIDGDINLLAQFRDLTQRLVLYSIFTDDGARFDHLVRVSETGVPIPAPTAGLGADVLSPSRLESRYDPLQLDTRKLADFWDAKSRTARSVCFVLPVMFDTADSLVLVDPSEISIPETFFGQYGTPIVAGGNGSSAHNVKFPGAEFILEKGDLLGASAVRVDTATISVTDYGMAKAIILGPADLLLNDWIDIGVPSVECESAARCHLYSVTEDGGVSFVSSSLDSNSVLHAKVSRLVSYAVLSDTVGPRIWQVTPGDGGRVNSSRPKISFKLDDALSGIEDDTSIEITVDGIWAIPEYDTASKWMVTYSSQDLDPGNHVLRIHVRDRAGNETAYSSSFRYVKGSGQR, via the coding sequence ATGCAGCAATTTGCCAGTCACCCACAGAGAGCAGTCATCGTCGCACTCATTGTATTTGCCATAACCATTCCCTGTATTGCCAATGGAGACAATTACTTATGGCCATTGCCGGCATCCAGAGAATTGACTTCAGGATTTTGCCAATGGCGGTCCGGGCACTGGCATTCGGGCATAGATATCAGAACCTTCGGCAAAACCGGCTACAAAGTCAGCGCAATAGCTGGCGGGCATGTCTGGCGGGTGCGGACCGGGTGGCGAGGATATGGAAAATCACTCTATCTGAAGCTCGATGATGGCCGAATCGCCGTATATGCTCACCTGGAGAAATTCACCCCTGAGATCGATCGCTATGTCCAGGAGCAGCAACTGGCTCAGCGGCGTTATCAGGTCGACCTGTACCCGCTTGAGGGGAGATTCCGATTCAAGGCGGGTGAGACTGTTGCAGTGTCGGGCAAATCTGGTGGAGCCGCCCCGCACCTTCACTTCGAAATTCGCGCGCGTGACGAGAATCCGCTCTCACCGCTGACATTCTACCCTGATTTGGTGGACGATCTCTCGCCTGTCATTCGCAAGATATCCTTTCGATCTCTGTCACCGACGCAGAGCAGAGTGGATGGGCATACAGGAGTGACGGAAGTGCCGCTATTGCGCGGTAAGGGGAATCTCACGTCGAGCGACACGTGTACTGTCTACGGTCCCGTAGGCGTGGAGATTGATTGCGTAGACAAGCGCTCAAACACCAGCAGAAGTTATGCAGTATCGCGGATAGAGATGTTCGTCGATAGCTACGAGACCGCTCTCTTTGTCACAAATTATGACACGCTGTCATTCGATCGATGGGGCGAGGTCAATCTTGAGTTGAACTACACACGGTCGCTCAAGGGCGACAACTTTGTTCATAACCTATATCAATTCTCAGGTACAAATCCGCCGCTGGTCAATGATCATACGTGGAACAAGGGGTGGATCGAGGCAGGCGCGTCAGAAAACGGAATCGGTATCGGGCCGGGTGTTCACACGCTCTTGTTCAGAGTCTATGATCAATCAGGCAATGTCTCCCGTGCGAGTGTTATTATCGATTTGAGATGCCCACCTGCTTTTGACGGCCACTCTGAAGTGGCTGGCAGCCTGTGTAGTGACCATTCAAATGTCGTACGACATGAGGTGGCATTACTTGATCAGGCCACCGGTACCTTCGCTCCGTATCTTCCCGGTGAAAATGCATCGGCGTTCGGTGATTATATAGACGGGGACATAAACCTCCTTGCTCAGTTTCGCGATCTCACTCAACGACTTGTACTGTATTCGATCTTCACCGACGACGGTGCCAGGTTCGATCACCTTGTGAGAGTCTCCGAGACAGGAGTTCCGATCCCAGCTCCCACAGCAGGGCTTGGGGCAGATGTGCTGTCTCCGTCTCGGCTTGAATCACGCTACGACCCGCTCCAGCTCGACACCAGGAAACTTGCGGATTTCTGGGATGCAAAGAGCCGCACGGCTCGCAGTGTCTGCTTTGTACTGCCCGTAATGTTTGATACAGCGGACTCGTTGGTTCTGGTCGATCCCTCTGAAATATCGATTCCTGAGACGTTCTTTGGTCAATATGGCACACCGATAGTCGCGGGTGGCAACGGATCATCCGCTCATAATGTGAAATTCCCGGGAGCAGAGTTTATTCTGGAGAAAGGCGATCTCCTTGGAGCGAGCGCTGTCAGAGTAGACACTGCAACGATATCGGTTACGGACTATGGGATGGCGAAGGCAATAATTCTCGGACCGGCTGATTTGCTTCTTAATGACTGGATCGATATTGGCGTACCTTCCGTGGAATGCGAAAGTGCGGCGCGATGCCATCTCTACAGTGTCACCGAAGATGGGGGAGTCTCATTCGTATCGAGCAGTCTCGACAGCAATTCAGTCCTCCACGCAAAGGTCTCCAGGCTTGTATCTTATGCGGTTCTTAGCGATACGGTTGGACCGAGAATCTGGCAAGTGACTCCGGGTGATGGAGGGAGAGTCAACAGCTCGAGGCCTAAGATCAGCTTCAAGCTCGATGATGCACTGTCAGGCATCGAGGACGACACCTCAATCGAGATTACTGTAGACGGCATCTGGGCGATTCCTGAATACGATACGGCTTCCAAATGGATGGTTACATATTCCAGCCAAGACCTCGATCCCGGCAACCACGTACTGCGTATACACGTCCGCGACCGAGCGGGTAATGAGACAGCATATTCGTCGAGCTTTCGCTATGTCAAGGGGAGTGGCCAGAGATAG
- a CDS encoding tetratricopeptide repeat protein yields the protein MIKFLNLQIGVVLMAVLFAMPAPGQTSDQYMQLADSLLKVKDLAGSADALREAYSADEGNFDAMRKLVGISIRLGEFEMARQALELLIEYQEMDANSYLEAGRLAWLAREFDIANQYIDLAELVAVLPNEKIPAYRSIVYRGTGRLAEAESLLVAAQKQFPKSTLILSNLGLAVALQRGPEEGFKYVQRAYEIDSTDVYTLSSLASLYLAEGDVEKARSLFEKALKYDPQNFFTKSSFENLDNTAKEMQIPVLMQKGVTYFDKSLYTRARNAFKDVIALDSTFVEAYMNLGFTLNLLGEPRNAIVAFEKGAAIDSSMAPLYIGWGNALAGIGKLDSAIVMYNRAIALDASLPEAHEALKTVKELKDQMSGDKE from the coding sequence ATGATCAAGTTTCTGAATCTGCAAATCGGTGTTGTGCTCATGGCTGTTCTTTTTGCCATGCCGGCGCCCGGCCAGACATCGGATCAATACATGCAGCTCGCCGACTCACTCCTGAAGGTGAAAGATCTCGCTGGCTCCGCAGATGCTCTCCGAGAGGCCTACAGCGCAGACGAAGGGAATTTCGATGCCATGCGGAAGCTGGTCGGAATTTCGATCAGGTTAGGCGAGTTTGAGATGGCGAGACAAGCACTGGAGCTCTTGATAGAGTATCAGGAGATGGATGCCAACTCATATCTGGAAGCTGGACGTCTCGCTTGGTTGGCGAGAGAATTCGACATCGCCAATCAGTATATTGATCTTGCTGAGCTTGTAGCGGTGTTGCCAAACGAGAAAATACCTGCCTATCGGTCTATAGTCTACCGTGGAACAGGACGGCTCGCCGAAGCGGAGAGCCTGCTGGTTGCTGCGCAGAAGCAATTTCCGAAGAGCACCCTGATTCTGTCAAATCTCGGCCTGGCAGTGGCATTGCAGAGAGGACCGGAGGAGGGATTCAAGTATGTACAGCGCGCATACGAAATAGACTCGACTGATGTTTACACTCTGAGTTCATTGGCAAGTCTCTATCTCGCAGAAGGCGATGTTGAGAAGGCGCGATCTCTGTTTGAGAAGGCGCTGAAATACGATCCACAGAATTTCTTCACCAAGTCAAGCTTTGAGAATCTGGACAACACCGCTAAGGAGATGCAGATTCCGGTGTTGATGCAGAAGGGTGTGACCTATTTCGACAAATCTCTCTATACACGAGCACGTAATGCTTTTAAGGATGTTATTGCGCTCGATTCGACTTTCGTGGAAGCATACATGAATCTCGGATTCACGCTCAACCTCCTCGGGGAGCCGCGTAACGCCATAGTTGCGTTCGAGAAGGGAGCTGCTATCGACAGCAGCATGGCTCCGTTATACATCGGCTGGGGAAATGCACTCGCCGGAATCGGAAAGCTCGATAGCGCAATAGTGATGTACAACAGGGCTATCGCATTGGATGCATCACTTCCGGAGGCACATGAAGCGCTAAAGACAGTCAAAGAGCTCAAGGATCAGATGTCCGGAGATAAAGAATGA
- a CDS encoding DNA polymerase III subunit alpha: MSTADFIHLHNHTQYSLLDGACRIDPFLELAHDMKMPALAITDHGNMFGAIEFYKKARKRGIKPIIGCEIYVAPKSHTHKEPIAGKPSAGYHMLLLARNETGYKNLMKLVSAGYLEGFYHRPRVDKKLLKEHAEGLIATSACMKGEIPWLLLANDDVEAARAAKKFTDIFGEGNFYLEIQNHGIPKEDEARSKVLALAKRIGLPIVATNDCHYLHQKDSSAHDALLCIQTGKFISDSDRMRYNTDQIYVKTPAEMKELFADYPDAIENTLRIAEMCNLDIELGKNHLPAFPLPEGHSNLDDYLRLLAEDGLKQRYSEITDEHRKRLDFELDVIIKMGYSGYFLIVKDFIDQARRLGVRVGPGRGSAAGSIVSYCLGIVNLDPLKYGLLFERFLNPERISLPDIDIDFADRGRERIIDYVIDKYGKANVCQIITFGTMAARQSIRDVGRVMQVPYSEIDRIAKLIPSGPGQTISGALSTEPELKKLAKGDEESRKLLEFSQTLEGLARHASTHAAGVVIAPKALTEFVPLFRAPKGEETTTQYDMKCIEEIGLLKMDFLGLRTLTVIDDAIAMIKENHGIEIDLEKIPLDDERVFELFCGGHTVGIFQFESSGMQDYLRKLGPENLGDLIAMNALYRPGPLDAGTIDDYIKRKHGEEEVIYDHPKLEPILKETYGVIVYQEQVIKIAMELAGFTAGQGDVLRKAMGKKVVEIMEQQQKTFLDGCAANGVDPKVAAAVFLQIETFARYGFNKSHAAGYSYLAYQTAYLKAHYPREFNAASLTSEMGNTDRVIILIEECRRLGIPVLPPDINSCGAQFTVDGDRIRFGLGAVKNVGLGAIEKIMEAREKDGDFASIFDFVSRVDIKAMNRRVLESLIKAGALDSLPGHRAQLLAAVESVLAFGQARHASKQHENQASLFGADADTIGVVEPALPDETEWDNMTKLSFEEELLGEYISGHPLDSYRTLLSAAATCNTFEAEDYPDDSSVTIGGVLTRIRENTDKKGNRMAFATLRDLSGTIEIIIFSALYATRQDIIKEKSLVMISGRLSKREEEKPKIVADRVESLDTIADGGELTLTLFIEGPNFNGGRLESIEEILGDYPGSAQVILVLDTGNEHVVVEAEGLKASAKPGLTRRLSGLLGSDKVRWEARASAHKNGTTA; this comes from the coding sequence ATGAGCACAGCAGATTTTATCCATCTCCACAATCATACGCAATATTCGCTTCTCGACGGGGCTTGCCGCATTGACCCATTCCTTGAACTTGCCCACGACATGAAAATGCCTGCCCTGGCTATCACTGATCACGGAAATATGTTCGGAGCGATAGAATTCTATAAGAAGGCGAGAAAAAGGGGCATCAAGCCGATAATCGGGTGCGAGATTTACGTAGCCCCGAAAAGTCACACGCACAAGGAGCCGATAGCGGGCAAACCGAGCGCTGGATACCATATGCTTCTTCTCGCCAGGAACGAAACAGGTTACAAGAATCTGATGAAGCTCGTTTCTGCCGGTTATCTGGAAGGTTTCTACCATAGACCGCGCGTAGACAAGAAGCTCCTGAAGGAACATGCCGAAGGATTGATTGCAACCTCAGCCTGCATGAAGGGCGAGATTCCCTGGCTTTTGTTAGCGAATGATGATGTCGAGGCAGCTCGCGCTGCCAAGAAATTCACAGACATTTTCGGCGAAGGCAACTTCTATCTTGAAATACAGAATCACGGCATACCAAAGGAGGACGAGGCCAGGTCCAAGGTGTTGGCGCTTGCTAAGCGGATCGGCCTTCCAATTGTCGCCACAAATGACTGCCACTATCTGCATCAGAAAGACTCAAGTGCGCACGACGCCCTCCTGTGCATCCAGACCGGCAAGTTCATCTCCGACTCCGACAGGATGAGATACAACACTGACCAGATTTATGTGAAGACACCTGCGGAAATGAAGGAACTGTTCGCCGATTATCCGGATGCTATCGAGAACACGCTGAGGATTGCAGAGATGTGCAATCTCGATATCGAACTTGGCAAGAATCATCTGCCCGCGTTTCCATTGCCGGAGGGGCACAGCAATCTGGATGATTATCTACGGCTACTGGCCGAGGATGGATTGAAACAGCGGTACTCGGAGATAACTGACGAACACAGAAAGAGACTTGACTTCGAACTTGATGTGATAATCAAGATGGGATACTCCGGCTACTTCCTCATCGTCAAAGACTTCATCGATCAGGCCCGGAGGCTGGGTGTCCGTGTAGGTCCTGGAAGAGGCTCCGCAGCAGGTTCAATTGTCTCATACTGTCTCGGAATCGTAAATCTCGATCCGCTGAAGTACGGGCTTCTTTTCGAGCGGTTCCTTAATCCTGAGAGAATTTCGCTCCCGGATATCGACATAGACTTTGCTGATCGAGGGCGGGAGAGGATTATCGATTATGTTATTGACAAGTACGGCAAAGCCAATGTGTGCCAGATTATTACATTCGGGACTATGGCAGCTCGTCAGTCGATCAGAGATGTCGGACGAGTTATGCAGGTGCCGTACAGCGAAATCGATCGCATCGCGAAGTTGATTCCCTCCGGACCGGGCCAGACTATATCCGGAGCGCTTTCGACAGAACCGGAATTGAAGAAGCTCGCCAAAGGAGATGAGGAGTCGCGCAAGCTACTGGAATTCTCTCAAACTCTTGAAGGTTTGGCTCGGCACGCATCGACGCATGCAGCGGGAGTAGTTATAGCTCCCAAGGCGCTCACAGAGTTCGTTCCGCTTTTCCGGGCGCCGAAAGGCGAAGAGACAACGACACAATACGACATGAAGTGTATCGAAGAGATCGGTCTTCTGAAGATGGATTTTCTGGGATTGCGGACGCTGACGGTTATTGATGACGCTATCGCAATGATCAAAGAGAATCACGGCATTGAGATTGATCTTGAAAAGATACCTCTGGACGACGAGCGCGTATTCGAACTATTCTGCGGTGGCCATACTGTCGGCATATTCCAGTTTGAATCGAGCGGAATGCAGGACTACCTGAGGAAGCTCGGTCCCGAGAATCTTGGCGATCTGATTGCAATGAACGCGCTTTATCGACCCGGTCCCCTTGATGCCGGCACTATTGATGATTACATAAAGCGGAAGCACGGCGAGGAGGAGGTGATCTACGATCATCCGAAGCTCGAACCGATTCTGAAGGAGACATATGGTGTCATCGTCTATCAGGAGCAGGTGATCAAGATTGCCATGGAACTGGCCGGCTTTACAGCCGGACAGGGTGATGTGCTCAGAAAGGCGATGGGAAAGAAAGTCGTCGAGATAATGGAGCAGCAACAGAAGACTTTCCTTGACGGGTGCGCCGCCAACGGTGTCGATCCCAAAGTTGCTGCCGCTGTGTTTCTGCAGATAGAGACGTTCGCCAGATATGGCTTCAATAAATCGCATGCCGCGGGATACTCCTATTTGGCATACCAAACGGCATATTTGAAAGCTCACTATCCGCGCGAGTTCAATGCTGCGTCGCTGACGTCGGAAATGGGCAACACGGATCGAGTGATCATCCTGATCGAGGAGTGCCGGAGGCTTGGAATCCCGGTGCTTCCGCCGGACATAAATAGCTGTGGCGCTCAGTTCACGGTGGACGGTGACAGGATTCGGTTCGGCCTTGGGGCGGTGAAGAATGTGGGACTCGGTGCTATTGAGAAGATCATGGAAGCACGTGAGAAGGATGGAGATTTTGCTTCGATTTTCGACTTCGTCTCGAGGGTGGATATCAAGGCGATGAATCGACGCGTTCTCGAATCGCTGATCAAGGCTGGTGCGTTGGATTCTCTGCCGGGGCACAGGGCGCAATTGCTGGCGGCTGTCGAATCGGTGCTGGCATTCGGTCAGGCGAGACATGCCAGCAAACAACACGAGAATCAGGCGAGCCTGTTTGGCGCCGATGCCGATACAATCGGAGTTGTGGAGCCGGCTCTTCCGGACGAGACCGAATGGGATAACATGACAAAGCTGAGTTTCGAGGAAGAGCTTCTCGGAGAGTATATTTCCGGGCATCCGCTCGACTCCTACAGGACACTGCTGTCTGCCGCTGCCACATGCAATACATTCGAGGCAGAGGACTATCCCGATGATTCGAGCGTGACTATCGGGGGTGTTCTGACGAGAATCAGAGAAAACACAGACAAGAAAGGCAATCGGATGGCCTTTGCTACGCTGAGAGATCTCAGCGGTACAATTGAGATTATCATCTTCTCGGCTCTTTACGCAACTCGGCAGGATATTATCAAAGAGAAATCCCTGGTAATGATATCCGGGAGATTATCGAAGCGCGAGGAAGAAAAACCGAAGATAGTAGCAGACAGGGTCGAGTCTCTTGATACAATCGCGGATGGTGGAGAGTTGACTCTCACACTATTCATTGAAGGTCCTAATTTCAACGGTGGGCGACTTGAATCGATAGAAGAGATTCTCGGCGATTATCCGGGCTCTGCCCAGGTAATACTCGTCCTCGATACCGGAAATGAACACGTGGTCGTGGAAGCTGAAGGGCTGAAAGCATCTGCGAAACCTGGACTTACACGGAGACTTTCGGGGCTTCTCGGCTCCGACAAAGTACGTTGGGAAGCGAGAGCATCAGCGCATAAGAACGGAACTACCGCATAG
- a CDS encoding thioredoxin family protein: MRKSAIVFMVGILVLSFTIYATAQTGSKGQAPKDENALTWHKYDKALELAKEQNKHVMVFFTTTWCGYCKKMKKTTFTDPKVLALMTGKFILAVVDGDSKNKLNLTDKEGEPLVMTEKQLSRAFGVKGYPTTIFLKPDGTTIAPISGYWAADQFEIALRFVSTDSYEKMSFKDFASQKQG; this comes from the coding sequence ATGAGGAAGTCTGCAATCGTATTCATGGTTGGAATACTGGTCTTAAGCTTTACAATTTATGCAACAGCGCAGACAGGTTCGAAAGGGCAGGCTCCGAAAGATGAGAATGCTCTCACCTGGCACAAGTACGACAAAGCTCTTGAACTCGCGAAAGAGCAGAACAAGCATGTGATGGTGTTCTTCACAACTACCTGGTGTGGCTACTGCAAGAAGATGAAGAAAACAACATTCACCGATCCCAAAGTTCTTGCTCTCATGACAGGAAAATTTATACTTGCAGTCGTCGACGGTGATTCCAAGAACAAGCTCAATCTGACAGACAAGGAAGGTGAGCCGTTAGTGATGACCGAAAAGCAGCTTTCCCGTGCGTTTGGAGTTAAGGGATATCCTACGACAATATTCCTGAAACCGGACGGTACAACGATAGCCCCGATCTCAGGTTATTGGGCGGCTGATCAATTCGAGATAGCCCTGAGATTTGTCAGCACAGATTCTTACGAAAAGATGTCATTCAAAGACTTCGCCTCTCAGAAGCAGGGATGA
- a CDS encoding TlpA family protein disulfide reductase gives MKRRFFSTLAGSFASILALTFVSLICGCGNNGETSETSPVPTDTSALSAASVQGAAESIPDSLEDGDDLVFKCIDGVTFSLSDLRGYVVMIDVWRTDCDPCIERLGFLNELLAEHGDDRFKMIGISLDLPDGDVLRRFVDRHRLPYPIVAGVGQFTLSPDLLGALPVTYIFDKNGKLQSRIIGSYEKEVYEEQIRLVSEMG, from the coding sequence ATGAAAAGAAGATTTTTCTCTACTCTGGCGGGGAGCTTTGCTTCTATCCTTGCCCTGACTTTCGTGTCACTTATTTGTGGTTGTGGAAACAACGGAGAGACATCCGAGACTTCACCAGTTCCGACCGATACGAGTGCCTTATCTGCAGCCTCTGTTCAGGGAGCTGCGGAGTCAATTCCTGACAGCCTCGAAGACGGTGATGACCTTGTATTCAAGTGCATCGACGGTGTCACTTTTTCCCTCTCCGATCTCAGAGGTTACGTTGTGATGATTGATGTCTGGCGGACTGATTGTGATCCATGTATCGAGAGACTCGGGTTTCTTAATGAGTTGCTGGCTGAGCATGGCGACGACAGGTTCAAAATGATCGGCATTTCACTGGATTTGCCAGACGGAGATGTGCTTCGCCGTTTTGTCGATAGACACCGTTTGCCGTATCCAATCGTCGCTGGTGTGGGTCAGTTTACGCTGAGTCCCGATCTGCTTGGCGCGTTGCCGGTGACCTACATTTTCGACAAGAACGGGAAGCTTCAGAGCCGGATCATTGGGAGCTACGAGAAGGAAGTGTACGAAGAACAGATCAGGCTTGTATCAGAAATGGGCTGA
- a CDS encoding heavy-metal-associated domain-containing protein yields MKRTGRTQAILIAFVLMAFLAGSLIAGDGCPASKAKAEASSTKSTDTKSAQAGCAKTCGSKAAAACTPAEKKACGASLATSDKLGKLTLGVAYMTCNGCAGQVSTALKGVSGVQSVAVDYRTGTADVEYDAKFVTTGDLVSAVEKAGYHAQVGPYSEKELMEFAKGGKPEVSSVSATPTVKAVTATEKAGSE; encoded by the coding sequence ATGAAGAGAACAGGCAGAACACAGGCAATTCTTATCGCATTCGTGCTCATGGCATTTCTTGCCGGATCGCTGATTGCAGGTGATGGATGTCCCGCCAGCAAGGCTAAAGCCGAAGCGAGCAGCACCAAATCGACTGATACTAAGTCCGCTCAGGCTGGCTGCGCCAAGACATGTGGCTCGAAAGCCGCGGCCGCCTGCACTCCTGCGGAGAAAAAGGCGTGTGGCGCCAGTTTGGCAACGTCCGATAAGCTCGGCAAGTTGACTCTTGGTGTCGCATACATGACCTGCAATGGCTGTGCGGGCCAAGTCAGCACTGCCCTCAAAGGTGTATCGGGTGTGCAATCTGTGGCCGTAGATTATCGCACCGGCACGGCTGATGTCGAATATGATGCCAAGTTCGTAACCACGGGCGATCTGGTCAGTGCAGTCGAGAAGGCTGGTTATCATGCCCAGGTCGGACCCTATTCTGAGAAGGAACTCATGGAATTTGCCAAAGGCGGCAAGCCGGAAGTATCATCCGTGAGCGCCACTCCGACTGTCAAGGCTGTCACGGCGACGGAGAAGGCTGGTTCTGAATAG
- a CDS encoding peptidylprolyl isomerase gives MSKKDLLLLLVLAVFAGCNGGADEEPAKVFDLSREVAWVDDTVFTLANLNEQLERMGWTEHAGLKRIGDTADFNFNALNELITERLVSGVAETISVDTVLEAQKRIREHMRGYVMQLMYADAITENVTVTPEDVESYYDSNQTKYFKPASANAAHILISNNPSFYVEEGHSHSEISKDSIDILARQKMSEVLEKLDDGESFEYLAKEYSHDQNSGRNGGALGWIEKDQSPAEFDSVIFAIPIGETSPAVRTQHGYHVIRVYERSDSGYTPLDDQLRAAIEYQLLSEQHRTVAAAFLDSLKQVANVRFNEKLLKRDDSTYKPTDWLATVNSSDTIYVYEYSNYARTYKMKNRLPKLDVESKKEVLDGFVTVHILGVEAKKRGYYDREDAKQELADYTFQQAKHQYRLKADPPVWEPTDEEAEAFYDAHLDDYYSERPISVQHILFEDSMKAEKIRLQVEDGADFKEMALKYYPGEREIRETLFDLGYISKDEMPIEFWNAAWLLSVGDVSRPVRTQYGFHLIKMIDRKEMTTFDQASAKVKRRMKDERREEYKERWHSDLFAGHPIVIDSALVREFVFQAPAQVEGGAPAPDTAGSSQ, from the coding sequence ATGTCAAAGAAAGATCTACTCTTATTACTAGTACTGGCTGTATTTGCCGGATGTAATGGTGGCGCGGACGAGGAACCTGCCAAGGTGTTCGACCTTTCGCGGGAAGTAGCGTGGGTCGATGACACGGTTTTCACCCTTGCCAATCTGAACGAACAGCTTGAGAGAATGGGATGGACCGAGCACGCAGGGCTGAAACGCATCGGTGACACTGCTGATTTCAATTTCAACGCTCTGAATGAGTTGATAACCGAGAGGCTGGTGAGTGGAGTTGCTGAGACTATCTCTGTCGATACGGTTCTCGAAGCTCAGAAGCGAATTCGAGAGCATATGCGCGGATATGTCATGCAACTGATGTACGCGGATGCGATCACCGAGAACGTGACAGTAACTCCCGAAGACGTCGAGAGTTACTATGACTCGAACCAAACGAAATACTTCAAACCAGCAAGCGCGAACGCCGCGCACATTCTGATATCGAACAACCCGTCCTTCTATGTGGAAGAAGGGCACAGTCACTCGGAAATAAGCAAGGATAGCATAGATATTCTTGCGAGGCAGAAGATGTCTGAGGTCCTCGAGAAGCTCGACGATGGCGAATCCTTCGAATATCTCGCTAAAGAGTACTCGCACGATCAGAACTCGGGTCGCAATGGCGGAGCACTGGGGTGGATAGAGAAAGATCAGAGTCCGGCCGAGTTCGACTCTGTGATTTTTGCCATTCCCATCGGTGAAACATCGCCGGCCGTCCGGACTCAGCACGGTTATCATGTGATAAGAGTGTATGAGAGGTCGGATTCCGGCTACACTCCGCTGGATGATCAACTTCGCGCGGCGATTGAGTATCAACTGCTCTCAGAGCAGCACAGGACGGTGGCAGCTGCATTTCTGGACAGTTTGAAGCAGGTCGCAAATGTGAGATTCAATGAGAAGCTTCTCAAAAGGGACGATTCCACTTATAAACCGACTGACTGGCTTGCGACAGTCAATAGTTCCGACACAATATATGTCTATGAGTACTCGAATTATGCTCGCACATACAAGATGAAGAACAGGCTGCCGAAGCTGGATGTTGAGTCGAAGAAGGAGGTGCTCGACGGATTTGTCACCGTGCACATCCTTGGCGTGGAAGCGAAGAAGCGCGGCTATTATGACAGGGAGGATGCTAAACAGGAGCTTGCGGATTATACGTTCCAGCAGGCCAAACACCAGTACCGCCTGAAGGCTGATCCCCCTGTGTGGGAACCGACCGATGAAGAGGCCGAAGCATTCTATGACGCACATTTGGATGACTACTACTCGGAGAGGCCCATATCCGTGCAGCACATCCTCTTCGAGGATTCGATGAAGGCTGAGAAAATCCGCTTGCAGGTAGAGGATGGTGCTGACTTCAAAGAGATGGCGCTCAAGTATTATCCTGGTGAAAGAGAAATCAGGGAGACATTGTTCGATCTTGGTTATATCTCCAAGGACGAGATGCCCATTGAATTCTGGAATGCGGCCTGGTTGCTGTCAGTAGGAGATGTGTCTCGGCCTGTTCGAACCCAATATGGCTTCCATTTGATCAAGATGATAGATCGCAAGGAAATGACCACATTCGATCAGGCAAGTGCCAAAGTCAAACGTCGGATGAAAGACGAGAGGCGGGAGGAATACAAAGAGCGATGGCACAGTGATCTCTTCGCAGGACATCCGATAGTAATCGATAGTGCGCTTGTGCGCGAGTTTGTGTTTCAGGCGCCGGCACAGGTCGAGGGTGGCGCTCCCGCTCCCGATACTGCAGGCTCTAGTCAATAA